In a genomic window of Kitasatospora sp. NBC_00240:
- a CDS encoding NF041680 family putative transposase has product MSDRRDALFELTDALLCWDGPVVSPVELSLVSEHRRGHGALYEALNRGCIDARRLGRALAGLPQPKAADGRLVLAVDVSNWLRPDAECSADRLFCHTYGRGRDQHLMIPGWPYSFVAALETGRTSWCQLLDAVRLGPADDVAEVTAREVRRVVENLIAGGRWREGDPDIMVVFDAGYDAPRMAYLLDGLPVEVLGRLRSDRVMRRPTPSLKEYALAYPRGGRYPKHGKEFRLAKPETWGAATTQVTDRYGAARAMAWDRLHPRLTTRAAWIDHDGELPALEGTLIRLEVDRLPGGGDPLPVWLWSSATGLEGAGVDLRWQAFLRRFDLEHTFRMIKQTLGWTRPKLRSPEAADRWTWLIIVAHTQLRLARPLAEDLRRPWERPTEPNRLTPARVRRGFRNLRPAMLCPARAPKPTRPGPGRPAGSKNSRSATRYDVGKTVRRPMTIIERDRIRP; this is encoded by the coding sequence CTGTCCGACCGGCGTGACGCGCTGTTCGAGCTGACCGACGCGTTGCTGTGCTGGGACGGGCCCGTCGTCTCACCGGTGGAACTGTCGCTGGTGTCCGAGCACCGGCGCGGGCACGGCGCCCTGTACGAGGCGCTGAACCGCGGCTGTATCGATGCCCGGCGGCTCGGGCGTGCGCTGGCCGGGCTGCCGCAGCCGAAGGCGGCCGACGGGCGGCTGGTGCTGGCGGTGGACGTGAGCAACTGGCTGAGACCGGACGCCGAGTGCAGTGCGGACCGGCTGTTCTGCCACACCTACGGGCGTGGCCGGGACCAGCACCTCATGATCCCCGGCTGGCCGTACTCCTTCGTTGCGGCCCTGGAGACGGGCCGCACCTCGTGGTGCCAGTTGCTGGACGCGGTGCGGCTCGGTCCCGCGGACGATGTCGCCGAGGTCACCGCCCGCGAGGTCCGCCGGGTGGTCGAGAACCTGATCGCCGGCGGGCGGTGGCGGGAAGGGGATCCGGACATCATGGTCGTCTTCGATGCCGGCTACGACGCCCCGCGCATGGCCTACCTTCTCGACGGGCTGCCCGTCGAGGTCCTGGGGCGTCTGCGCTCGGACCGCGTCATGCGACGGCCGACGCCCTCGCTCAAGGAATACGCCCTGGCCTATCCCCGGGGCGGGCGATATCCGAAGCACGGCAAGGAGTTCCGCCTGGCCAAGCCGGAGACGTGGGGCGCGGCCACGACCCAGGTCACCGACCGCTACGGCGCGGCCCGGGCGATGGCCTGGGACCGCCTCCACCCCCGGCTCACGACTCGCGCCGCGTGGATCGACCACGACGGCGAACTCCCCGCCCTCGAGGGGACGTTGATCCGCCTGGAGGTCGACCGTCTGCCCGGCGGCGGCGATCCCCTGCCGGTCTGGCTGTGGTCCTCCGCCACCGGCCTGGAGGGCGCCGGCGTCGACCTACGGTGGCAGGCGTTCCTGCGAAGGTTCGACCTCGAGCACACGTTCCGGATGATCAAGCAGACCCTCGGCTGGACCCGGCCGAAGCTCCGCAGCCCCGAGGCGGCGGACCGTTGGACGTGGCTGATCATCGTCGCGCACACCCAGCTCCGCCTCGCCCGTCCCCTCGCCGAGGACCTCCGCCGACCCTGGGAGAGGCCCACCGAACCGAACAGGCTCACCCCCGCCCGGGTCCGTCGGGGGTTCAGGAACCTCCGCCCCGCCATGCTCTGTCCGGCCCGTGCGCCCAAACCCACCAGGCCGGGCCCCGGCAGACCGGCCGGCTCGAAGAACAGCCGATCCGCCACCCGCTACGACGTGGGAAAAACCGTCCGACGCCCCATGACCATCATCGAACGCGACCGAATCAGACCATAA
- a CDS encoding IS110 family transposase — protein sequence MTGIWAGIDAGKGHHHCVALDAQGGKLLSRRIANDEPELLKLIADVLALGEDVTWAIDLADGGAALVIALLVGHGQRVLYIPGRTVNRASAGYRGEGKTDARDAVVIADQARMRRDLMPVNVADDDLTELRLTTRRRTDLVCDRTRAVNRLRGMLTSLFPALERTLDLSNNGPLVLLTGYQTPAGIRRMGASRLETWLRNRKVRGCASLARLAVDAAERQHTAVPGEKATARMVHTLAREVMDLNEKIAEADAAIQAAFQAQPHAEIVTSMPGIGPLLGAEFLAATGGDMALFASPDRLATYAGLAPAPRDSGKISGNRHRPTRYHRGLQRVFYMSAMSSLTCCPDSRRYYGRFQVQ from the coding sequence ATGACCGGAATATGGGCGGGGATCGACGCGGGCAAGGGACACCACCATTGCGTGGCCTTGGACGCCCAGGGCGGCAAGTTGCTGTCGCGCCGCATCGCCAACGACGAGCCCGAGCTGCTGAAGCTCATCGCCGACGTCCTCGCTCTGGGCGAGGACGTGACCTGGGCCATCGACCTCGCCGACGGTGGCGCCGCGCTGGTCATCGCCCTGCTCGTCGGCCACGGCCAGCGCGTCCTCTACATCCCCGGCCGGACCGTCAACCGAGCCAGCGCCGGCTACCGGGGCGAAGGCAAGACCGACGCCCGCGACGCTGTCGTCATCGCCGACCAAGCCCGCATGCGCCGCGACCTGATGCCCGTCAACGTCGCCGACGACGACCTGACCGAGCTCAGGCTGACCACACGCCGTCGCACCGACCTGGTCTGCGACCGCACCCGCGCCGTCAACCGGCTCCGAGGCATGCTGACCAGCCTCTTTCCCGCCCTGGAACGGACGTTGGACCTGTCCAACAACGGTCCGCTGGTCCTGCTGACGGGCTACCAGACCCCGGCGGGGATACGCCGCATGGGCGCCAGCAGACTGGAGACCTGGCTCCGCAACCGCAAGGTCCGCGGCTGCGCGAGCCTCGCCCGGCTGGCCGTCGACGCCGCCGAGCGCCAGCACACCGCCGTCCCCGGCGAGAAGGCCACGGCCCGCATGGTGCACACCCTGGCCCGCGAGGTCATGGACCTGAACGAGAAGATCGCCGAGGCGGACGCGGCGATCCAGGCCGCGTTCCAGGCCCAGCCGCACGCCGAGATCGTCACCAGCATGCCCGGCATCGGCCCCCTGCTCGGCGCGGAGTTCCTCGCCGCGACCGGCGGCGACATGGCCCTGTTCGCGAGCCCGGACCGCCTCGCCACCTACGCCGGCCTCGCGCCCGCGCCGCGCGACTCCGGCAAGATCAGCGGCAACCGGCATCGCCCGACCCGCTACCACCGCGGGCTCCAACGCGTCTTCTACATGTCGGCGATGAGCAGCCTGACGTGCTGCCCCGACTCGCGGCGGTACTACGGAAGATTTCAAGTCCAGTGA
- a CDS encoding IS3 family transposase, whose amino-acid sequence MDEAFTAVEHELGTTAACRLTGRSRATHYRRLKPPPARRTRSPQVQPSALTAEERDAVLALMNSPEYAELPPAQIWARELDTGRYHCSVSTMYRILRERGQSGERRRQATHPAKAVPELVADGPSQVFTWDITKAAGPGKGIWYHAYVIIDIFSRYIVGHTVEAAESAERAEELIRETIARNGIVPETVHADRGTSMTSKKVSQLLIDLGVTRSHSRPRVSNDNPYSEAQFKTTKYMADYPERFDSLAHAREWFDAFISYYNHEHRHSGIALHTPASVHFGTAEEIRDQRAVTLAEAYARHPERFGRRPRPPEIPPTAWINDPAKRREPAPQTS is encoded by the coding sequence GTGGACGAGGCTTTCACCGCCGTCGAACACGAGCTGGGCACCACGGCGGCGTGTCGGCTGACCGGCCGCTCCCGGGCCACCCACTACCGCAGGCTGAAGCCACCGCCCGCGCGCCGGACCAGGTCCCCGCAGGTCCAGCCGTCGGCCCTGACGGCCGAAGAGCGTGATGCGGTACTGGCGTTGATGAACAGCCCCGAGTACGCCGAGTTGCCGCCCGCGCAGATCTGGGCCCGCGAACTGGACACCGGGCGCTACCACTGCTCGGTCTCCACGATGTACCGGATCCTGCGCGAACGGGGGCAGTCCGGTGAGCGCCGCCGCCAGGCCACCCACCCGGCCAAGGCGGTGCCCGAACTCGTCGCCGACGGCCCATCCCAGGTGTTCACCTGGGACATCACCAAAGCAGCCGGCCCCGGCAAGGGCATCTGGTACCACGCCTACGTCATCATCGACATCTTCAGCCGCTACATCGTCGGCCACACCGTCGAGGCAGCCGAATCAGCCGAACGGGCCGAGGAGTTGATCCGCGAGACCATCGCGCGCAACGGCATCGTCCCCGAGACCGTGCACGCCGACCGCGGCACCTCCATGACCTCCAAGAAGGTCTCCCAGCTGCTGATCGATCTCGGTGTCACCCGGAGCCACTCACGCCCCAGGGTCTCCAACGACAACCCCTACAGCGAGGCACAGTTCAAGACCACCAAGTACATGGCCGACTATCCCGAGCGGTTCGACTCCCTGGCCCACGCCCGCGAATGGTTCGACGCCTTCATCTCGTACTACAACCACGAGCACCGGCACTCGGGCATCGCACTTCACACGCCCGCCAGCGTCCATTTCGGCACCGCCGAGGAGATCCGCGACCAGCGGGCCGTCACCCTCGCCGAGGCCTACGCACGCCACCCCGAACGCTTCGGCCGCCGCCCCAGACCACCCGAGATCCCGCCGACGGCGTGGATCAACGACCCCGCCAAGCGCCGCGAGCCCGCACCACAAACCTCATAG
- a CDS encoding ATP-binding protein, which translates to MSTRRSQLVEAPAVPVSRRLPAEASAVKTAPADAPALATTRQALISLPATDDQVRTARKFASHVLGHWLLAPDDRDSAVLIISELATNASRYGRSEMTVSLTLRQQILNIAVSDTGRPCPTSSEPACADPDEHGRGLDIVELLAHWFAIRETDNGYRVDVDVLLTDLES; encoded by the coding sequence ATGAGCACTCGCCGATCTCAGCTTGTTGAAGCCCCCGCGGTCCCCGTCAGCCGCAGGCTTCCCGCAGAGGCCTCCGCGGTCAAGACCGCTCCGGCTGACGCCCCGGCCCTGGCGACCACGCGCCAGGCGCTGATCTCCCTTCCGGCCACCGATGACCAGGTACGGACCGCCCGTAAGTTCGCCTCGCATGTACTGGGCCACTGGCTCCTGGCTCCGGACGATCGGGACTCCGCCGTCCTGATCATCAGTGAGCTCGCCACCAACGCATCACGCTATGGACGTTCAGAGATGACTGTGAGCCTGACCCTGCGCCAACAGATCCTGAACATCGCGGTTTCCGATACCGGACGCCCGTGCCCTACGAGCTCCGAGCCGGCGTGCGCCGATCCAGATGAGCACGGCCGCGGACTCGACATCGTCGAACTCCTCGCCCACTGGTTCGCCATTCGGGAGACGGACAACGGCTACCGTGTGGATGTCGACGTACTGCTCACTGACCTGGAGTCGTGA
- a CDS encoding PhoH family protein — MITEDRGTVAKLAAHFRTPDRRSYVLDTSVLLADPLAMTRFEEHEVVLPVVVVTELEAKRHHPELGYFARQALRLLDDYRIRHGRLDEPIPVGELGGTIRVELNHSDTSILPAGYRTGGADTRILAVARRLQAEGYDVTVVSKDLPLRIKASSVGLLAEEYRAELAATSGWTGMSELHVSGDQVDALFGAGHDHTVEVDGVDELPVHTGLVLTSERGKALGRVAGDGRVRLVRGDREAFGLRGRSAEQRVALDLLLDPDVGIVSMGGRAGTGKSALALCAGLEAVLERQQHRKVMVFRPLYAVGGQELGYLPGSESEKMSPWAQAVFDTLSAVTTPDVIEEVISRGMLEVLPLTHIRGRSLHDAFVIVDEAQSLERNVLLTVLSRIGQGSRVVLTHDVAQRDNLRVGRHDGVVAVVEKLKGHPLFAHITLTRSERSPIAALVTEMLEDIQP, encoded by the coding sequence ATGATCACCGAAGACCGCGGCACCGTCGCCAAGCTGGCCGCCCACTTCCGGACACCAGACCGGCGCTCGTACGTTCTCGACACCAGCGTGCTCCTGGCAGACCCTCTCGCCATGACGCGCTTCGAGGAGCACGAGGTCGTCCTGCCGGTGGTGGTGGTCACCGAGCTGGAGGCCAAGCGCCACCACCCCGAGCTGGGCTACTTCGCCCGCCAGGCACTGCGCCTGCTCGACGACTACCGGATCCGGCACGGCCGCCTCGACGAGCCGATCCCGGTGGGCGAACTCGGCGGCACCATCCGGGTGGAACTCAACCACTCGGACACGTCGATACTGCCCGCCGGCTACCGCACGGGCGGGGCGGACACCCGCATCCTCGCGGTCGCCCGCAGGCTGCAGGCCGAGGGGTACGACGTCACCGTCGTCTCCAAAGACCTCCCGCTGCGCATCAAAGCCAGCTCGGTCGGCCTGCTCGCCGAGGAGTACCGCGCCGAACTCGCCGCCACCTCCGGCTGGACCGGCATGTCCGAACTCCACGTCTCCGGCGACCAGGTCGACGCCCTCTTCGGCGCCGGCCACGACCACACCGTCGAGGTCGACGGCGTCGACGAGCTCCCCGTCCACACCGGACTCGTCCTCACCTCCGAGCGCGGCAAGGCCCTGGGCCGCGTCGCCGGCGACGGCCGCGTCCGCCTCGTGCGCGGCGACCGCGAAGCCTTCGGCCTGCGCGGACGCAGCGCCGAACAACGCGTCGCCCTCGACCTGCTCCTCGACCCCGACGTCGGCATCGTCTCCATGGGCGGACGCGCCGGCACCGGCAAATCCGCCCTCGCCCTGTGCGCCGGACTCGAAGCCGTCCTGGAACGCCAGCAGCACCGCAAGGTGATGGTCTTCCGACCGCTCTACGCCGTCGGCGGCCAGGAACTCGGCTACCTCCCCGGCTCCGAGTCCGAGAAGATGAGCCCCTGGGCCCAGGCCGTCTTCGACACCCTCTCCGCCGTCACCACCCCCGACGTCATCGAGGAAGTCATCTCCCGCGGCATGCTGGAGGTCCTCCCCCTCACCCACATCCGCGGCCGCTCCCTGCACGACGCCTTCGTGATCGTCGACGAGGCCCAGTCGCTGGAACGCAACGTGCTGCTCACGGTCCTCTCCCGGATCGGCCAGGGCTCCCGCGTCGTCCTCACCCACGACGTCGCCCAGCGCGACAATCTCAGAGTCGGCCGCCACGACGGCGTCGTCGCCGTCGTCGAGAAGCTGAAGGGCCACCCGCTGTTCGCCCACATCACCCTCACCCGCTCCGAACGCTCCCCGATCGCCGCCCTCGTCACCGAGATGCTGGAGGACATCCAGCCCTAG
- the arc gene encoding proteasome ATPase — translation MAKLPFRYRCVRQISALPEEVGAVTVSRDAYARSTDSPRNSRILEERIVELQTNLAGVTAQNERLASTLREARDQIVALKEEVDRLAQPPAGFGTFLDQNEDGTADIFTGGRKLRVNVSPSIELDELRRGQEVMLNEALNIVDAMAFESIGDIVTLKEVLEDGERALVTGHTDEERVVRLAEPLRDITLRPGDALLLEPRSGYVYEVVPKSEVEDLVLEEVPDIDYRQIGGLANQIEQIRDAVELPYLHADLFKEYELRPPKGVLLYGPPGCGKTLIAKAVANSLAKKVAEVTGRPQGKSYFLNIKGPELLNKYVGETERQIRLVFQRAREKASEGTPVIVFFDEMESLFRTRGSGVSSDVENTIVPQLLAEIDGVEGLENVIVIGASNREDMIDPAILRPGRLDVKIKIERPDAEAAKDIFSKYLKDSLPFHPDDLKEHDGSVDSTVAAMIQAVVERMYTETEENRFLEVTYAGGDKEVLYFKDFNSGAMIQNIVDRAKKMAIKDFLDHGQRGLRVSHLLAACVDEFKENEDLPNTTNPDDWARISGKKGERIVFIRTLVTGKQGAESGRSIDTVANTGQYL, via the coding sequence GTGGCAAAACTTCCTTTCAGGTACCGATGTGTACGCCAGATTTCAGCTCTACCGGAGGAGGTGGGAGCCGTGACGGTGAGCCGTGACGCCTACGCCCGCAGTACCGACTCGCCGCGCAATTCGAGAATCCTCGAAGAGCGGATCGTCGAGCTCCAGACCAACCTGGCCGGCGTGACCGCCCAGAACGAACGGCTCGCCTCCACCCTTCGGGAGGCCCGCGACCAGATCGTGGCCCTCAAGGAGGAAGTGGACAGGCTGGCCCAGCCCCCCGCCGGATTCGGCACCTTCCTCGACCAGAACGAGGACGGCACCGCAGACATCTTCACCGGCGGTCGCAAGCTGCGCGTCAACGTCAGCCCGAGCATCGAGCTCGACGAGCTGCGCCGCGGCCAGGAGGTGATGCTCAACGAGGCCCTCAACATCGTGGACGCGATGGCCTTCGAGAGCATCGGCGACATCGTCACCCTCAAGGAAGTCCTCGAGGACGGCGAGCGCGCCCTGGTCACCGGGCACACCGACGAGGAGCGGGTGGTCCGGCTCGCCGAACCGCTGCGCGACATCACCCTGCGTCCGGGCGACGCCCTCCTGCTGGAGCCCCGCTCCGGCTACGTCTACGAGGTCGTCCCCAAGTCGGAGGTCGAGGACCTGGTCCTCGAGGAGGTCCCCGACATCGACTACCGGCAGATCGGCGGTCTGGCCAACCAGATCGAGCAGATCCGCGACGCGGTCGAACTGCCCTACCTGCACGCCGACCTGTTCAAGGAGTACGAGCTCCGGCCGCCGAAGGGCGTCCTGCTCTACGGCCCTCCCGGCTGTGGCAAGACGCTGATCGCCAAGGCGGTGGCGAACTCGCTCGCCAAGAAGGTCGCCGAGGTCACCGGCCGCCCGCAGGGGAAGAGCTACTTCCTCAACATCAAGGGCCCCGAGCTCCTCAACAAGTACGTCGGCGAGACCGAGCGGCAGATCCGCCTGGTCTTCCAGCGGGCCCGTGAGAAGGCCAGCGAGGGCACGCCCGTCATCGTCTTCTTCGACGAGATGGAGTCGCTCTTCCGTACCCGCGGCTCGGGTGTCAGCTCGGACGTGGAGAACACCATCGTCCCGCAGCTGCTGGCCGAGATCGACGGTGTGGAGGGCCTGGAGAACGTCATCGTGATCGGTGCCTCGAACCGTGAGGACATGATCGACCCGGCGATCCTGCGGCCCGGCCGGTTGGACGTCAAGATCAAGATCGAGCGTCCGGACGCCGAGGCGGCCAAGGACATCTTCTCGAAGTACCTCAAGGACTCGCTGCCCTTCCACCCGGACGACCTCAAGGAGCACGACGGCTCGGTGGACTCCACCGTGGCGGCGATGATCCAGGCGGTGGTCGAGCGGATGTACACCGAGACCGAGGAGAACCGCTTCCTGGAGGTCACCTACGCAGGCGGTGACAAGGAGGTCCTGTACTTCAAGGACTTCAACTCCGGCGCCATGATCCAGAACATCGTGGACCGGGCGAAGAAGATGGCCATCAAGGACTTCCTCGACCACGGCCAGCGCGGCCTTCGCGTCTCCCACCTGCTCGCCGCCTGTGTGGACGAGTTCAAGGAGAACGAGGACCTGCCCAACACCACCAACCCGGACGACTGGGCCCGCATCTCCGGCAAGAAGGGCGAGCGGATCGTCTTCATCCGCACGCTCGTCACCGGCAAGCAGGGCGCCGAGTCCGGCCGCTCCATCGACACCGTGGCCAACACGGGGCAGTACCTCTAA
- a CDS encoding ubiquitin-like protein Pup, whose protein sequence is MTNKDTEGGQQRSNRSSQEVDEQNAEAQNSQDLQERQEKLSDDVESVLDEIDEVLEANAEEFVQQYVQKGGQ, encoded by the coding sequence ATGACGAACAAAGACACCGAAGGCGGCCAGCAGCGATCGAACCGCTCCTCCCAGGAGGTCGACGAACAGAATGCCGAGGCTCAGAACTCCCAGGATCTCCAGGAACGCCAGGAGAAGCTGAGCGACGACGTCGAATCGGTCCTGGACGAGATCGACGAGGTCCTTGAGGCGAACGCCGAGGAATTCGTGCAGCAATACGTCCAGAAAGGCGGCCAGTAG
- a CDS encoding helix-turn-helix transcriptional regulator, with amino-acid sequence MSIVYPNRIGLDEHQVKVLALLASGMTLTQAATVLNHSVQTITYTVRRLVARFEVKGDRAQLIHEAYCAGVITPRVPLHASPAAITPRRHEVLRMMASGLSYSAIARYLHISVDSVLSHVEALRRDLGARSRVELISAAWAHKLLGPGG; translated from the coding sequence GTGTCCATTGTGTATCCGAACCGGATCGGCCTGGACGAGCATCAGGTGAAGGTTCTCGCCCTGCTGGCCTCCGGTATGACGCTGACGCAGGCGGCCACGGTCCTCAACCACTCGGTTCAGACGATCACCTACACGGTGCGGCGGCTCGTCGCGCGGTTCGAGGTGAAGGGGGACCGGGCGCAGCTGATTCACGAGGCTTACTGCGCAGGTGTGATAACGCCGCGAGTGCCTCTGCACGCGTCTCCCGCCGCCATCACCCCGCGGCGTCACGAGGTTCTGCGGATGATGGCATCGGGGCTGTCGTACTCGGCCATCGCGCGGTACCTGCACATCAGCGTGGACTCAGTGCTCAGCCACGTGGAGGCGCTCCGTCGCGACCTGGGCGCCCGGTCGCGGGTGGAGCTGATCAGTGCCGCCTGGGCGCACAAGCTGCTGGGACCGGGGGGCTGA